The following coding sequences lie in one Lolium perenne isolate Kyuss_39 chromosome 2, Kyuss_2.0, whole genome shotgun sequence genomic window:
- the LOC127328818 gene encoding uncharacterized protein, which yields MKVLYMNSAASVEEWITNAEASLDSSARKIVGLDVEYDKLSGTYFNPKKAAVIQLCVGTDVLVYHICHADERSEKLYDFFHGYRYTFAGFCVAEDRTILSRSKYYVHNVKDIQVIWRDPDNRKRTQGLKDVAGAIIDPIYFEMKDGFGRAEHRMWADPPPLPPKHLEYAARDAYATYEVFRRLDVFERGFFSLFKHPEKKRGRDW from the coding sequence ATGAAGGTTTTGTACATGAATTCAGCAGCTAGTGTTGAGGAGTGGATCACCAATGCTGAAGCTTCCCTAGATTCTTCTGCTAGGAAGATTGTTGGTCTTGATGTTGAGTATGATAAACTCAGTGGAACCTATTTCAATCCGAAGAAAGCTGCTGTGATCCAGCTATGTGTTGGCACTGATGTTCTTGTGTACCACATATGCCATGCTGATGAGAGGAGTGAAAAGTTGTATGATTTCTTTCATGGCTATAGGTACACTTTTGCTGGGTTTTGCGTCGCAGAAGACCGCACCATTCTGTCACGTTCAAAGTACTATGTTCATAATGTGAAGGATATCCAGGTAATATGGAGAGATCCGGACAACAGGAAGAGAACTCAAGGTTTGAAGGATGTtgctggagctattatagatccaatctattttgagatgaaggatggtTTTGGAAGGGCAGAGCACAGGATGTGGGCTGATCCGCCGCCTCTACCGCCTAAGCATTTGGAATATGCTGCACGGGATGCATATGCCACGTATGAGGTTTTTCGGAGGCTGGATGTGTTTGAGAGGGGCTTCTTCTCCTTATTCAAACATCCCGAGAAGAAGCGTGGCAGGGATTGGTGA
- the LOC127328817 gene encoding 3'-5' exonuclease-like encodes MKVLYTNSAASVEEWITNAEASLDSSARKIVGLDVEYGKLSGTYFNPKKAAVIQLCVGTDVLVYHICHADERSESLVEFLHGFRYIFAGFCTTEDCKVLSRSNLYVHNLKDIQEIWRDPYKKKKLQGLKDVAGAIIDPIYFEMKDGFGRAEHRMWANPPPLPPKHLEYAARDAYATYEVYRRLDLFERGFFSLIKHPEKKRGRDW; translated from the coding sequence ATGAAGGTTTTGTACACGAATTCAGCAGCTAGTGTTGAGGAGTGGATCACCAATGCTGAAGCTTCCCTCGATTCTTCTGCTAGGAAGATTGTTGGTCTTGATGTTGAGTATGGCAAACTCAGTGGTACCTATTTCAATCCGAAGAAAGCTGCTGTGATCCAGCTATGTGTTGGCACCGATGTTCTTGTGTACCACATATGCCATGCTGATGAGAGGAGTGAAAGTTTGGTTGAGTTTCTTCATGGCTTTAGGTACATTTTTGCTGGTTTTTGCACCACAGAAGACTGCAAAGTTCTCTCACGTTCAAATCTCTATGTTCATAATCTGAAGGATATCCAGGAAATATGGAGAGATCCGTACAAAAAGAAGAAACTTCAAGGCCTGAAGGATGTtgctggagctattatagatccaatctattttgagatgaaggatggtTTTGGAAGGGCAGAGCACAGGATGTGGGCTAATCCGCCGCCTCTACCGCCTAAGCATTTGGAATATGCTGCACGGGATGCATATGCAACGTACGAGGTTTATCGAAGGCTGGATTTGTTTGAGAGGGGCTTCTTCTCCTTAATCAAACATCCCGAGAAGAAGCGTGGCAGGGATTGGTGA